From Montipora foliosa isolate CH-2021 chromosome 6, ASM3666993v2, whole genome shotgun sequence, a single genomic window includes:
- the LOC138007375 gene encoding uncharacterized protein: MVKYCAVAVCKNGSHNRPDLSYFRFPSDQKLRKKWETFCRRADEKFKTLADPRICSQHFSREDLKRTLSGKIEVISCGVPTIFDPKQPAAKTDPRQERKNKRDRRAQHLADNSTELPVKRQRVDAQEGKIGTVHSSAGHIGVIGDHDYTDRIENVDERQRNVLCQTELTMEDLAKMERAINQSSTSIPTSSQEVKVGANAQKRREQLVQDVLKSDESVKFYTGIPSLSCFMLLVNTILPYAGKMKYWDKNKRQKSYYQNDPEKEKPGRKRDVGLKEEFILVLLRLKLGLIERHLADMFAVSVSTVSRIYMTWVRFLALTFNGSLLRWPSKQEIKGKQLSRKARKETSSIAKVRIHVERAIERLKEFKIFHGNIPLASLKLIDQEVIVCASLCNLLPPLAK; the protein is encoded by the exons CTGTGCAGTTGCAGTGTGTAAAAATGGAAGCCATAACAGGCCAGATCTCTCGTACTTTCGCTTTCCTTCCGATCAGAAACTACGCAAAAAGTGGGAAACATTTTGTAGAAGGGCGGACGAAAAGTTTAAGACGCTTGCAGATCCTCGGATATGTTCGCAACATTTCAGTAGAGAAGACCTTAAAAGGACGCTTTCCGGAAAGATTGAAGTCATTTCTTGTGGTGTACCGACAATATTTGATCCGAAACAGCCCGCAGCAAAGACTGATCCTCGTCAAGAGAGGAAAAACAAGCGGGATCGTCGAGCACAACACTTGGCAGATAATTCAACAGAGCTACCGGTGAAAAGGCAAAGGGTAGACGCGCAGGAAGGTAAAATTGGTACAGTGCATTCATCAGCAGGGCACATCGGTGTGATCGGTGACCACGATTACACGGACCGAATCGAAAACGTGGACGAGCGACAGAGAAACGTGCTATGCCAGACGGAACTTACAATGGAAGACCTCGCCAAAATGGAAAGGGCAATAAATCAGTCTTCGACTTCAATCCCAACCTCCAGCCAAGAAGTTAAAGTTGGCGCTAATGCTCAAAAAAGAAGAGAGCAATTGGTTCAAGACGTGTTGAAAAGCGATGAATCTGTAAAATTTTATACAGGCATTCCGTCACTATCGTGTTTCATGCTTCTCGTCAATACCATCCTTCCGTATGCAGGAAAAATGAAGTATTGGGACAAGAACAAGCGTCAGAAATCCTACTACCAGAATGATCCTGAGAAGGAAAAACCAGGGCGAAAACGCGATGTTGGATTGAAAGAGGAGTTTATTCTTGTTCTGTTGCGGCTGAAACTAGGTCTAATAGAAAGGCACCTTGCCGACATGTTCGCAGTTTCTGTCAGTACAGTTAGTCGGATCTATATGACATGGGTTCGCTTTTTAGCTCTGACTTTTAACGGTTCTCTACTTCGCTGGCCATCAAAACAGGAAATTAA AGGTAAACAATTGTCAAGAAAGGCTCGCAAAGAAACAAGTTCAATCGCAAAAGTGAGGATACATGTTGAGAGAGCAATTGAGAGGTTGaaagaattcaaaattttccatGGAAACATCCCATTAGCATCTTTAAAGTTAATTGACCAGGAGGTCATTGTGTGTGCTTCATTATGTAATCTTCTTCCTCCTTTAGCCAAGTAG
- the LOC138007373 gene encoding uncharacterized protein — MEERFDGKSVPWLKDFLTKRGIQVSDQGRSKRKAELVALAVKAREMKLQWIDEDDEDTSDVITSKLNTEKGAIPRPENIQSWSYDFSKMPPFTFADLYTYLIESGEYTLENLKSFKSLLGYKLFSDGHVQDCMMHCVHDMSYTLFKFKVLPTERSKTDDNKQTYNGFIIMEDSGVVKDGFCPCKGGLDGTCRHIAAVLFDLEHTARINDVKSCTSGQCQWVRRAKPNTNSCSLHDLKLTKSEYGKQEKAYADINNFDPRSIIPDPDTLNRKLREGLQQVCSSAVGLHVLSHCPPPTVDEDILQSFITLDENIESVEEVEAIEIFSISDIRDNFVSLHNIQVSASESVDTQLVSQLFEAISLTQEQADMINEKTKGQGETEFWVKQRVGRLTASNFYKICHLRETTNRDNTLKELLNYCPLPPERAPVQFQWGHDKEQAAIELYSKKFQKKHKGLCVNKSGLVVNTSWPHLGASPDGIRCCECCGKRVVEIKSLFSKRNLPPHIAASEYIIKVNGKYKLKTETRWYYQIQGELATTCLKIADLIIYTNKGILVIEVEFNVEFWKAMLLKLTDFYIGYMIPELLTQKILQKLP, encoded by the exons atggaagaacGATTTGATGGGAAGAGCGTTCCTTGgctaaaagattttttaacaaaGAGAGGGATTCAGGTGAGTGATCAAGGACGCAGTAAACGTAAAGCTGAACTGGTGGCTCTCGCGGTGAAGGCACGTGAAATGAAATTACAATGGATCGATGAAGACGACGAAGACACCTCAGACGTGATAACTAGTAAACTGAACACTGAAAAGGGCGCAATACCTCGCCCGGAAAATATCCAGAGCTGGAGCTACGATTTTTCTAAGATGCCTCCATTTACTTTCGCTGATTTGTATACGTACTTGATTGAATCTGGGGAGTACACCCTCGAGAATCTCAAGTCCTTTAAGAGTCTTCTTGGATACAAGTTATTTTCAGATGGTCATGTTCAAGATTGCATGATGCATTGTGTCCACGACATGAGCTacactttattcaagttcaagGTGTTACCAACGGAGAGGTCCAAAACTGACGATAATAAACAAACCTACAATGGCTTTATAATCATGGAAGACTCTGGTGTAGTTAAAGATGGATTTTGCCCTTGTAAAGGAGG ATTAGATGGAACATGTCGTCACATTGCAGCTGTGTTGTTTGACCTAGAACATACTGCACGTATCAATGATGTAAAATCCTGCACATCAGGTCAGTGCCAGTGGGTAAGACGAGCAAAGCCTAACACCAACTCTTGTTCATTGCATGACCTAAAGCTTACAAAGAGTgaatatggcaaacaagaaaaagCATATGCAGATATCAACAACTTTGATCCAAGGTCAATAATACCTGATCCTGATACACTGAATAGAAAACTCAGAGAGGGTTTGCAGCAGGTTTGCAGTAGTGCTGTTGGACTTCATGTACTTTCTCACTGTCCACCTCCAACTGTTGATGAAGATATTCTACAATCTTTCATTACTTTGGATGAAAATATTGAATCTGTTGAAGAGGTAGAAGctattgaaattttctctatCTCTGACATTAGAGATAACTTTGTCTCTTTACACAACATTCAAGTCAGTGCTAGTGAATCAGTTGACACTCAGTTAGTGTCACAGCTTTTTGAAGCCATTTCCCTTACTCAGGAGCAAGCTGATATGATAAATGAAAAAACCAAGGGCCAAGGGGAGACTGAATTCTGGGTAAAACAGAGGGTTGGAAGGCTCACTGCTTCCAACTTCTATAAAATATGTCATCTTAGAGAAACTACAAATAGAGATAACACATTAAAAGAACTTCTCAATTACTGTCCACTGCCACCAGAGAGAGCACCAGTTCAATTTCAGTGGGGGCATGATAAAGAACAGGCAGCAATAGAGTTATACagcaaaaaatttcaaaaaaagcaCAAAGGCCTATGTGTAAATAAAAGTGGACTTGTAGTCAATACATCATGGCCACACCTAGGAGCCAGTCCTGATGGTATCCGATGTTGTGAGTGCTGTGGTAAGAGAGTAGTGGAGATCAAAAgcctgttttcaaaaagaaacctcCCTCCGCATATTGCAGCATCAGAGTACATCATTAAAGTGAACGGAAAGTACAAACTGAAGACTGAAACAAGATGGTACTACCAGATACAGGGGGAACTTGCCACGACTTGTTTGAAGATTGCAGATTTGATTATAtacacaaacaaaggaattcTAGTTATAGAAGTGGAGTTTAATGTGGAATTTTGGAAAGCAATGCTGCTAAAATTGACAGACTTTTACATTGGTTACATGATTCCAGAATTACTGACTCAAAAAATACTTCAAAAACTACCATGa